From one Rhodovulum sp. ES.010 genomic stretch:
- the petA gene encoding ubiquinol-cytochrome c reductase iron-sulfur subunit, with translation MSHAEDTDGTRRDFLYYATAGAAAVTAGAAVWPLVDQMNPSADVQALSSIRVDISSVMEGQQLTVKFLGKPVFIRQRTQEDIELARSVDLDDLVDTVARNPNLEGNAAATDDNRTLDAEGKWLVMIGVCTHLGCVPIGNQSGDYGGWFCPCHGSHYDSAGRIRKGPAPENLYIPVAAFVDETTIQLG, from the coding sequence GTGTCTCACGCAGAAGATACCGACGGCACCCGCCGCGATTTCCTTTACTACGCCACGGCGGGCGCCGCTGCTGTTACCGCGGGCGCGGCTGTCTGGCCGCTGGTCGACCAGATGAACCCCTCCGCCGACGTGCAGGCGCTGAGCTCGATCCGGGTGGACATCTCGTCGGTGATGGAAGGCCAGCAGCTGACGGTCAAATTCCTCGGCAAGCCCGTGTTCATCCGCCAGCGCACCCAGGAAGACATCGAGCTCGCCCGCTCGGTGGATCTCGACGACCTCGTCGACACGGTCGCCCGCAACCCCAACCTCGAGGGCAACGCCGCGGCGACCGACGACAACCGCACGCTGGATGCCGAGGGCAAGTGGCTGGTGATGATCGGCGTCTGCACCCATCTGGGCTGCGTTCCGATCGGCAACCAGTCGGGCGATTACGGGGGCTGGTTCTGCCCCTGCCACGGGTCGCACTATGACTCGGCCGGCCGCATCCGCAAGGGCCCGGCGCCCGAGAACCTCTACATCCCGGTCGCGGCCTTCGTGGACGAGACGACCATCCAACTCGGTTAA
- the dapF gene encoding diaminopimelate epimerase codes for MVETPPQNGLPFMKMHGLGNDFVVIDARAGAVRPAPALVAAIADRHRGVGFDQLAVIEAAQDADARLTFYNADGSPSATCGNATRCIARHLIDETGKAELTLVTERGRLAARDAGGGRTSVNMGQPVLDWQAIPLAEAVDPDHLPLAGDPVATGMGNPHCTFFVPDAEAVDLATFGPAHETLPLFPARTNVQVVHPAGPDRLRMRVWERGTGITLASGSSSCAVAVAAARRGLTGRRVTVELDGGSLDIDWRADGVWMTGETMHVFDGVFTPAFLESA; via the coding sequence ATGGTCGAGACACCTCCACAGAACGGCCTGCCCTTCATGAAGATGCACGGGCTGGGCAACGACTTCGTCGTGATCGACGCGCGGGCTGGCGCGGTGCGCCCGGCCCCCGCTCTCGTCGCGGCCATCGCCGACCGGCACCGGGGCGTGGGCTTCGACCAGCTCGCGGTGATCGAGGCGGCCCAGGACGCCGATGCGCGGCTGACCTTCTACAACGCCGACGGCTCGCCCTCGGCCACCTGCGGCAACGCCACGCGCTGCATCGCGCGCCACCTGATAGACGAGACCGGAAAGGCCGAACTGACGCTCGTGACCGAGCGGGGCCGCCTCGCGGCCCGGGACGCGGGCGGCGGGCGGACCTCGGTGAACATGGGGCAGCCGGTGCTCGACTGGCAGGCGATCCCGCTGGCCGAAGCGGTCGATCCCGACCACCTGCCGCTCGCGGGCGACCCGGTGGCCACCGGCATGGGCAACCCGCACTGCACCTTCTTCGTGCCCGATGCCGAGGCGGTGGACCTCGCGACCTTCGGCCCCGCCCACGAAACCCTGCCGCTGTTCCCCGCGCGCACCAACGTGCAGGTCGTGCATCCGGCAGGCCCCGACCGGCTGCGGATGCGCGTCTGGGAGCGGGGCACGGGCATCACCCTGGCGTCGGGGTCGTCCTCCTGCGCCGTCGCGGTCGCCGCCGCCCGCCGCGGGCTGACGGGCCGGCGGGTCACGGTAGAGCTGGACGGCGGATCGCTCGATATCGACTGGCGCGCCGATGGCGTCTGGATGACCGGCGAGACGATGCATGTCTTCGACGGCGTCTTCACCCCCGCCTTCCTGGAGTCGGCCTGA
- a CDS encoding glutathione S-transferase produces MRLYDNPASPFCRKVRIVLIETGLTDQVEIVPAAGHALDTGRMPLSENPLGKIPVLTRADGPALYDSRVICRYLDALAGGGLYPDSRLWEVLTLEATAEGIMDAAVLMVYEHRCRPEAAQSPAWVEAQWSRITRALDAVEARWTSHLAGKLTIAQIALGAGLGYLDFRHGDRDWRAGRPALAAWESQFATRPAMRETAPGA; encoded by the coding sequence ATGCGGCTTTACGACAACCCGGCCTCGCCGTTCTGCCGCAAGGTCCGGATCGTCCTGATCGAAACCGGCCTGACCGACCAGGTCGAGATCGTGCCGGCGGCAGGCCACGCGCTCGACACCGGGCGCATGCCGCTCAGCGAGAACCCGCTGGGCAAGATCCCCGTTCTGACCCGCGCCGACGGCCCCGCGCTCTATGACAGCCGGGTGATCTGCCGGTATCTCGACGCGCTCGCCGGGGGCGGGCTCTACCCCGACAGCCGCCTGTGGGAGGTGCTGACGCTGGAGGCCACCGCCGAGGGCATCATGGATGCCGCGGTGCTGATGGTCTACGAACACCGCTGCCGCCCCGAGGCCGCGCAGAGCCCCGCCTGGGTCGAGGCGCAATGGTCCAGGATCACCCGCGCGCTGGACGCGGTCGAGGCGCGCTGGACCAGCCACCTCGCCGGCAAGCTCACCATCGCCCAGATCGCCCTGGGCGCGGGCCTGGGCTATCTCGACTTCCGCCATGGCGACCGCGACTGGCGGGCCGGCCGGCCCGCCCTCGCCGCGTGGGAGTCGCAGTTCGCCACCCGCCCGGCGATGCGCGAGACCGCGCCCGGCGCGTGA
- a CDS encoding cytochrome b N-terminal domain-containing protein → MSGIPHDHYEPKSGSEKWLHRRLPVVSLIYDTLMIPTPKNLNWMWIWGVVLFFALVLQIVTGIVLAMHYVPHADMAFTSVEHIMRNVNGGHFLRYLHSNGASLFFIAVYLHIFRGIYYGSYKTPREVTWIIGILIYLAMMATAFMGYVLPWGQMSFWGATVITGLFGAIPWIGDDILIWLQGGPAVGNPTLTRFFSLHYLLPFVILGLSIVHVWAFHTTGNNNPTGVEVRRSSKAEADKDTLPFWPYFVMKDLFALGVVLIVFLAVVGFMPNYLGHPDNYIPADPMVTPAHIVPEWYFLPFYAILRAFDGEVWVVQLLDWMSFGVIDAKFFGVLAMFGSIIVMALLPWLDTSNVRSGRYRPMFKIAFWVFVIDFFVLMWAGAMPAEGLYPTIALIGSAVWFAFFLVVLPVLGVIEKPLPQPETIEEDFNAHYGEGAATGSAASPTPAE, encoded by the coding sequence ATGTCCGGTATTCCTCACGATCACTACGAGCCGAAATCGGGCTCCGAGAAGTGGCTGCACCGGCGCCTGCCGGTCGTCAGCCTGATCTACGACACGCTCATGATCCCCACCCCCAAGAACCTCAACTGGATGTGGATCTGGGGCGTCGTCCTGTTCTTCGCCCTGGTGCTGCAGATCGTCACCGGCATCGTGCTGGCGATGCATTACGTGCCGCATGCCGACATGGCCTTCACCTCGGTCGAGCACATCATGCGCAACGTGAACGGCGGCCATTTCCTGCGCTACCTGCACTCCAACGGCGCCTCGCTGTTCTTCATCGCGGTCTACCTGCACATCTTCCGCGGCATCTACTACGGCTCCTACAAGACGCCGCGCGAGGTGACCTGGATCATCGGCATCCTGATCTACCTGGCGATGATGGCGACCGCGTTCATGGGCTACGTCCTGCCCTGGGGGCAGATGTCGTTCTGGGGCGCCACCGTGATCACCGGCCTGTTCGGCGCGATCCCGTGGATCGGCGACGACATCCTGATCTGGCTGCAGGGCGGCCCGGCGGTCGGCAACCCGACGCTGACCCGCTTCTTCTCGCTGCACTACCTGCTGCCCTTCGTGATCCTGGGGCTGTCGATCGTCCATGTCTGGGCGTTCCACACCACCGGCAACAACAACCCCACCGGGGTCGAGGTGCGCCGCAGCTCGAAGGCCGAGGCCGACAAGGACACCCTGCCATTCTGGCCCTACTTCGTGATGAAGGACCTGTTCGCCCTCGGCGTGGTTCTGATCGTGTTCCTCGCGGTCGTCGGCTTCATGCCCAACTACCTGGGCCACCCCGACAACTACATTCCGGCCGACCCGATGGTGACGCCGGCGCATATCGTGCCCGAATGGTACTTCCTGCCGTTCTACGCGATCCTGCGCGCCTTTGACGGCGAGGTCTGGGTGGTGCAGCTGCTCGACTGGATGTCCTTCGGCGTGATCGATGCCAAGTTCTTCGGCGTGCTCGCGATGTTCGGCTCGATCATCGTGATGGCGCTGCTGCCCTGGCTCGACACCTCGAACGTCCGTTCGGGCCGCTACCGGCCGATGTTCAAGATCGCGTTCTGGGTCTTCGTCATCGACTTCTTCGTCCTGATGTGGGCAGGCGCCATGCCGGCCGAGGGCCTCTACCCGACCATCGCGCTGATCGGTTCGGCGGTCTGGTTCGCCTTCTTCCTCGTGGTGCTGCCGGTGCTCGGCGTGATCGAAAAGCCGCTGCCGCAGCCCGAAACCATCGA
- the mtaB gene encoding tRNA (N(6)-L-threonylcarbamoyladenosine(37)-C(2))-methylthiotransferase MtaB, producing MDRAAPRFTTLGCRLNAYESEAMKELVTAAGVENVQVVNTCAVTAEAVRKARQEIRRLRRAHPRATIVVTGCAAQTDPDRFAAMDEVDLVLGNAEKMRGETWTRLAGPDFIGATEKVMVDDIMAVRETAGHLIDGFGTRSRAYVQIQNGCDHRCTFCIIPYGRGNSRSVPAGVVVDQIARLAERGYNEVVLTGVDLTSWGADLPGGPRLGALVRRILNLVPGLQRLRISSIDSIEADPALMAAIAEEDRLMPHLHLSLQAGDDLILKRMKRRHSRADAIRFCQEARRLRPDMTFGADIIAGFPTETEAMFDNSLRLVEECGLTWLHVFPYSPRPGTPAARMPQVDGNAIKDRAARLRAAGKAQVATHLAAQVGRTHRILTESPRMGRTEQFTEVDFAADRPVGRIVTASVTGHDGTRLQAE from the coding sequence ATGGACCGCGCCGCCCCCCGCTTCACCACGCTCGGCTGCCGGCTGAACGCCTATGAGAGCGAGGCGATGAAGGAGCTCGTGACCGCCGCGGGGGTGGAGAACGTGCAGGTGGTCAACACCTGCGCTGTGACGGCCGAGGCGGTGCGCAAGGCCCGCCAGGAAATCCGCCGGCTGCGCCGCGCGCACCCGCGCGCGACGATCGTCGTGACAGGCTGCGCCGCCCAGACCGACCCGGACCGGTTCGCCGCGATGGACGAGGTGGACCTCGTCCTCGGCAATGCCGAGAAGATGCGGGGCGAAACCTGGACGCGGCTGGCCGGGCCCGATTTCATCGGCGCCACCGAAAAGGTGATGGTCGACGACATCATGGCGGTGCGCGAGACGGCGGGCCACCTGATCGACGGGTTCGGCACGCGGTCCCGCGCCTATGTCCAGATCCAGAACGGCTGCGACCACCGCTGCACCTTCTGCATCATCCCCTATGGCCGGGGCAATTCGCGGTCGGTCCCCGCGGGCGTGGTGGTGGACCAGATCGCGCGCCTGGCGGAGCGCGGCTACAACGAGGTGGTGCTGACCGGCGTGGACCTGACCAGCTGGGGCGCCGACCTGCCCGGCGGCCCGCGGCTGGGCGCGCTGGTGCGGCGCATCCTGAACCTGGTGCCCGGCCTGCAGCGGCTGCGCATCTCGTCCATTGACTCCATCGAGGCCGACCCCGCGCTGATGGCCGCGATCGCCGAGGAAGACCGGCTGATGCCGCATCTGCACCTGTCGCTGCAGGCCGGCGACGACCTGATCCTGAAACGGATGAAGCGCCGCCATTCGCGCGCCGACGCCATCCGCTTCTGTCAGGAGGCGCGGCGCCTGCGCCCGGACATGACGTTCGGCGCCGACATCATCGCGGGCTTCCCGACCGAGACCGAGGCGATGTTCGACAACTCCCTGCGGCTCGTCGAGGAGTGCGGGCTGACCTGGCTGCATGTCTTTCCCTATTCCCCGCGCCCCGGCACCCCGGCCGCCCGGATGCCGCAGGTGGACGGCAATGCGATCAAGGACCGCGCCGCGCGGTTGCGCGCGGCGGGCAAGGCGCAGGTCGCAACCCACCTTGCCGCGCAGGTGGGCCGCACCCACCGCATCCTGACGGAAAGCCCCCGCATGGGCCGGACCGAACAGTTCACGGAAGTCGATTTCGCCGCCGACCGGCCCGTGGGCCGGATCGTCACCGCCAGCGTCACCGGCCATGACGGGACGCGACTTCAGGCGGAATAG